ACTGCGGTTCGCCGCCGACGAGCTCGCGTCCGCAGAGATCGCGCCGCTGGTGGCCGGGTTGGCCGAGGGCGCCGGCTTCACGGACCTCTCCGAGGCCTCGACAGCACTGGTGGCACGACCCGGTTCGGCCTACCGGCTCCACCGTTTCGGCTATGCCTGCGTCGAGCGCGGCATCCCGGCCCTGGCCGTCCCGGCTCTGCGGGAGGCCCTGCGGCTGGCGGTGGCGCCGCCCGCACCGGCCGCGCCGGAACGCACCGGCCTGTTCCGCCGCAAGACCAGGCGGCAGCAGCCCGACCCGGAGATCACCCCCGCCGGGTGCTGCTGGAACTGGTGACGTCCCTGGAGCGCGAGGAGCGGCACGAGGAGGCGCTGGCCGTGCTGCGTGAGCACGACGCCGTGCTGGGCGACTGGCCGGACCGCTACCTGACGGTCTACAACGCCCTGATGAGCGGTCGGATCGAGCTCGCCCGGGAGGTGTTCGACGCGCTGTCGGCGCCCGAGGGCGTCTGGGTGGAGCCGGGCCGACGGGTCGGGCGGATGCTGGAGCGTGCCGCCGCCCTGCCGCCGACGGGCGACCGGGACCTGCGCGGCTGGCACCACGTGCTGACCGGCGGGGTACTCACCACCCTCGCACCGCAGGGCTTCGACCAGGGCATGACCGGCCGCTGGGCCTACCTGCAGGACGACTTCGGCTCCTGCCGGCACGGCCTGGAGCGGCTGCGCACCGTCCTTGCGGCGACCGGCCGCAAGCCCGCCTCCGTCGGCCTGCTGCCGGACCGGGGCAGCCGGGCGCTCGGCCTGGCGGCGGCCCGCCTGCTCGGCGTTCCGGCCGCCCCGTACGAGCAGGGCACCGCGGACGAGCAGGGCGCAGCGGACGTGCTGGTGGTCGCCTACGACCTGAACGCGTGCGATCCCGCGCTGGTGGCCGCGCTGACCATCAGGGCGGCGGGCGACCTGCTCTTCGAGCACGCCACCTGCTGGACGGATCCGCCCGGCGCGTCCGCCGACGTCTGCACGCTGCTGGTGCAGACCGTGGTCGCCCCGTGGGAGCCGGGTCTGCAGTTCACCGAGGACGGCGGGGTGGAGCAGTCGGAGCCCGACGAGCGCTCGGCCGAGGAGCTGGCCGAGGCGATCCTGGCGGCCGATCCGGCTCCGCAGGAGAGCGACGGGCAGACACCGGCCGACCCGGACGGGACACTGGCCGCCTTCGCCGCCCGCGCCGCGGCCGGGACCTGGGCGAGCAGCCCTCGGGACCGGGTCCGCTCCTCGGGCCCGGTGCGCAGCTCGCGCTTCGCCTGAGCCTGCGGCCGCGGCGACAGCTGCGGCTGCGGCTGCGCCCGCGGCTCACAGGCCGGGTGCCTGCAGACCGTTCAGGTACCAGAAGGCCGCCGTGTACCACAGCAGGGCGATCGCGCAGAGCAGCGCGCCGCCCGCCACGGGCAGGGCCCAGCCCGGCAGCCGGCGGTGGCGGACCACGAGGACCTTGGCCACGAACGCCCCGTAGAGCGCACAGCCGGCGACGGAGTGGATGGCGACCCTGGTGTCGCCCAGCTGCACCCCGTAGACCGTGATGCAGTGGTAGGCGACGGGCAGCGAGAGCAGGAAGGCGACCAGACCGCCGATCCGGTGGGCGCGGTGCACGCCGCGCGAGGCCGCCCGCACGCCGGGCAGCTTCCCGTAGATCCAGAGGGCGAGCACCAGCTGGACGAGGGCCAGCGCCATCAGTGCGCTGCCGAGTCGGGCCTTCAGCTCCTGCGCGTCGTTGCCCCGCTCGCCGAACAGGCCGCCGGAGTAGTCCGGGGTGTGGACGCGGCCGTACCAGAAGAGGGCACCGGCCACGGCGATCGGCAGGAGGACCTCGACAACGCGGATGATCCGCCCTGCGGCGGAGGAGCGCTCGGTTCCGTGCATGTGGCCAGCCTGCCCCGTCCCCGCTCCGGTGCCGTGCGCGACGCACCGGAGCGGGGACGGGAGTGACGGGACGGGAGCCGCGCCCGTTCGGCTCCGTCACATGCGAGCCGCCGTCACGTCCGGTGGCGGAAGAGGATCCGGCCGCGGGTGAGGTCGTAGGGGCTGAGCTCCACCAGCACCCGGTCGTACGGGAGGATCTTGATGTAGTTCTTCCGGATCTTCCCGCTGATGTGCGCGAGCACCTTGTGCCCGTTCTGCAGTTCCACCGTGAAGGTGGCGTTGCGCAGGCACTCGACGACGACGCCGTCGACTTCGATACCTCGTGCTGTTCTCGGCATGTGTCTCATTTCTGTGGTCGGGGGCGGTGAGGCCGGCGAAGGGGAGAGGAGGCCGCCGGTACGGCGGCCCGGTGGGATGTCAGTGGCGCACCAGTTCCAGGTTGCTGCCGGTGCGCCGGGCGCCGATGCCCTCGAACAGGGCTGTCGCCGCCTGGTTGGACTCGTTCACCTCGGCCGAGGCCGTGGCCGTCCCGGAACGGTGCAGCGCGCCCAGCACCTCGGCCAGCAGGGCCCGGGCGATGCCGCGGCGGTGGTGGCCGGCGCGAACGGCGATCAGCCCGATCCGTGGCTGCCTGGTCAGCGGCGCCACCCTGACCAGCCCCACGTAACGGCCGTCCTCGACGGCCACCGCGTACTTCGACGGGTACAGCACAGTGGTCCCGTGCGGGCGGGGCAGGATCTCGGCCGGCATGGCCTGCCATCCGACGGTGGCCTCGACCTCCGCCCGGAGGGCGCCGTCCAGCTCGCGCAGCGGGCCTTCCTCCGCCTCGCCGGCCGGCACGATCGTGACGCCCGACGGCGGTTGCCCTGCCCGAGCCCGGTGAGCTGCGGATCGGTGGGCACCACGTACTCCCACTCGCGGCGCCGGACGGTGAATCCGGCCTGCTGCCAGCCGGCCAGCAGGTCGTGGTCGGTCTCGTCGACGACGGTGTGGAGCGGCGTCGGCAGGTCGGCCAGTACGGCCTCGGCAATCCGGTCGAAGACCGGGCGGTGCCAGGCGTCGATGCTGAGGAACGTCCGCCCGTCGGGCCGGACGGACACGTCGCCGCGGCCGACGACCAGGTCGTCGGCCAGTGCGTGCCACTGCTGTTCCGCGACGCGGGTCACGTCGACCGGGTGCCCGGTCGTGCCCGCGGAGAAGTGTTCGGTGTTCAACGGTGTCTGCCTCTCGGGAGAGCCTTGCGTGCAGGCGCTCCGGGCGACACCTACGTCAGCCGCCCGACCATGAAGGACAAGGGGAGCACCCATGGGACACAGCGTGCACGGGTCTCACCTCCTCGGGACGGCCTCACGGTCGTCAGCGACGTTAGCAGCCGGCGGCCGCCCCGCCCACAGGTTTTCCGGCCCCCGCGGGGGCACAGGGCCGGGGCAGGAGCGGAGGACCGGGGCAGGAGCGGAGGACCGGGCCGGGGAGAGCGCCCGGCCCGCCCCGGCGCCCCGCCCCGCCCCGGCCCGGCCCGGCCGCGAGGTCAGCCCGACAGGGCGTCGGAGACCAGGGCGCGGGCCTCGTCCTGGACGAGGGCGAGGTGGTCGGGCCCCTGGAAGCTCTCCGCGTAGATCTTGTACACGTCCTCCGTGCCCGACGGCCGGGCCGCGAACCACGCGTTCTCCGTGCACACCTTCAGCCCGCCGATCGCCGCGCCGTTGCCCGGCGCCTCGGTCAGCACCGC
The Kitasatospora paranensis genome window above contains:
- a CDS encoding DUF6529 family protein, which gives rise to MHGTERSSAAGRIIRVVEVLLPIAVAGALFWYGRVHTPDYSGGLFGERGNDAQELKARLGSALMALALVQLVLALWIYGKLPGVRAASRGVHRAHRIGGLVAFLLSLPVAYHCITVYGVQLGDTRVAIHSVAGCALYGAFVAKVLVVRHRRLPGWALPVAGGALLCAIALLWYTAAFWYLNGLQAPGL
- the infA gene encoding translation initiation factor IF-1 produces the protein MPRTARGIEVDGVVVECLRNATFTVELQNGHKVLAHISGKIRKNYIKILPYDRVLVELSPYDLTRGRILFRHRT